A stretch of Roseovarius sp. M141 DNA encodes these proteins:
- a CDS encoding YeeE/YedE family protein: MSNTVQYDDVRGPWGRVLTRGALVIGALIAIVLVAALAGPRFGLMLAIGLGLGMTLEGLRFGFAGPWRAMILRRDPAGILAQLLSIGIVAIVAIPLLQSHSGELVGAEAPVGLAMIGGAFVFGAAMQLVLGCGSGTLINAGSGNPVGLLTLPFFAIGSFFGAYSLVWWTDLGSLPIIVLRGGQGLAITLALLVAVAAFLLWRAAPGTRRIPGRLIVAALILAALAIGNLLVAGQPWGVVYGLGLWVAKGAVGAGADLSGSAFWSTPGNAARVGDSVLTDYTSLTNFGLIAGAFVIANWRAGGLSARMPTLPARAWVATVIAGLLLGFSSRLAFGCNVGAFFSGISTGSLHGWVWFAAAFAGAWVGVGLRPHLGLEPRT; encoded by the coding sequence ATGTCCAATACGGTTCAATACGACGATGTGCGCGGCCCGTGGGGCCGCGTCCTGACGCGCGGCGCGTTGGTGATCGGGGCGCTGATTGCGATTGTGCTGGTCGCCGCGCTGGCCGGTCCGCGGTTCGGGCTGATGTTGGCGATCGGTCTGGGCCTTGGCATGACGCTGGAGGGGCTGCGCTTTGGCTTTGCCGGGCCGTGGCGGGCGATGATCCTGCGGCGTGATCCGGCGGGCATTCTGGCGCAACTTCTGTCGATTGGCATTGTCGCCATCGTCGCTATCCCCTTGCTGCAAAGCCATTCGGGCGAACTGGTCGGCGCCGAGGCGCCGGTTGGCCTTGCCATGATCGGCGGCGCCTTTGTCTTTGGCGCGGCGATGCAGCTGGTGCTGGGCTGCGGGTCCGGCACGCTGATCAATGCCGGCAGCGGCAATCCGGTGGGTCTGCTGACGCTGCCGTTTTTTGCCATCGGCAGTTTTTTCGGTGCGTATAGCCTGGTGTGGTGGACGGACCTGGGCAGCCTGCCGATCATCGTGCTGCGGGGCGGGCAGGGGCTGGCGATCACGCTGGCGCTGCTGGTGGCGGTCGCGGCGTTTTTGCTGTGGCGTGCAGCGCCGGGCACACGTCGGATTCCGGGCCGCCTGATCGTGGCGGCGCTGATCCTTGCGGCGCTGGCGATTGGCAATCTGCTGGTCGCGGGCCAGCCTTGGGGCGTGGTCTACGGGCTGGGTCTGTGGGTGGCCAAGGGCGCGGTTGGGGCAGGGGCGGATCTGAGCGGTTCGGCCTTTTGGTCGACGCCCGGCAATGCCGCCCGCGTGGGCGACAGCGTGTTGACGGATTACACGTCGTTGACCAATTTCGGGCTGATTGCGGGCGCCTTCGTGATCGCAAACTGGCGCGCCGGAGGGCTATCGGCGCGGATGCCGACGCTACCGGCACGCGCATGGGTGGCAACCGTGATCGCGGGGCTGCTGTTGGGTTTTTCCTCGCGGTTGGCCTTTGGCTGCAATGTCGGCGCGTTCTTTTCCGGCATCTCGACCGGAAGCCTGCATGGCTGGGTCTGGTTCGCTGCTGCCTTTGCCGGGGCGTGGGTAGGGGTCGGATTGCGCCCGCATCTGGGGCTGGAGCCACGCACATGA
- a CDS encoding sulfurtransferase — MKIFAIAALAVASYGSVAAAENTFGPLVAPDALNAGLSADTLLILDIRGDAYGEGHIPGAISAPYAAFRGPSDNPGQVIPEDQLEATLQGLGVTFDQPIAIVHEGDSDTDFGAAARVYWTLKSSGLTQLAILNGGMTAWEAADLPLDTDAAQPVASDIDITFSDEWLADTDDVASVVAGDRDAVLVDARPASFYEGKQSHGAAERPGTLPGAQNVTHSVWFKDGTSIVDGATATDLMATLGVKKDTEIVSFCNTGHWAATDWFAMSELAGVPNVKLYPESMVGYSKTDNEMANVPGLFQNLLNKIMPN; from the coding sequence ATGAAGATTTTCGCCATCGCCGCGCTGGCCGTTGCCAGCTATGGCTCTGTCGCAGCGGCAGAAAATACGTTTGGCCCGCTGGTCGCGCCAGATGCCCTGAACGCCGGTCTGTCCGCAGATACGCTGCTGATCCTGGATATCCGGGGCGATGCCTATGGCGAAGGACATATCCCCGGTGCGATTTCGGCGCCTTACGCAGCGTTTCGCGGTCCGTCCGATAACCCCGGCCAAGTCATTCCCGAGGATCAGCTGGAGGCGACATTGCAAGGCTTGGGCGTGACCTTCGATCAGCCCATCGCCATCGTGCATGAGGGCGACAGCGACACCGATTTCGGCGCCGCCGCGCGGGTTTACTGGACGCTCAAATCGTCGGGCCTGACGCAACTGGCCATCCTGAACGGTGGCATGACCGCGTGGGAGGCGGCAGATCTGCCGCTGGACACCGATGCCGCCCAGCCGGTGGCGTCCGATATCGACATCACCTTTTCCGACGAATGGCTGGCCGACACAGATGATGTCGCGTCGGTTGTCGCGGGCGACCGCGATGCGGTGCTGGTCGATGCGCGCCCCGCCAGCTTTTACGAGGGCAAGCAATCGCATGGCGCCGCCGAACGTCCGGGCACATTGCCGGGGGCGCAGAATGTGACCCATTCGGTCTGGTTCAAGGATGGCACGTCGATCGTCGATGGCGCGACCGCAACTGACCTGATGGCGACGCTGGGCGTGAAAAAGGATACCGAGATCGTGTCGTTCTGCAACACGGGTCACTGGGCGGCGACCGACTGGTTCGCCATGTCAGAACTGGCCGGTGTGCCGAACGTCAAGCTGTATCCCGAGTCCATGGTCGGCTACTCCAAGACCGATAACGAGATGGCGAATGTGCCGGGCCTGTTCCAAAACCTTCTGAACAAGATCATGCCAAACTAA
- a CDS encoding cysteine hydrolase family protein, translating to MSWKTAYRSFYYETAEPPEDIVLDPKRTALLMIDVQKTYLQDKETPEETARWQPFYARMNDTVIPNCAKLIETCRAKRIEVIHARIACHKEDGRDRSLSQKKPGFNYLLLPKTLEEAQIVDELAPVGDEITVEKTTDSALTGTNLRLILRNMEITDVIVAGIFTDQCVSSTVRSLADESFGVVVVDDCCAAATMELHEAELRIINMIYCHVAKRDEVEGFVQGSA from the coding sequence ATGAGCTGGAAAACCGCATACCGTTCATTCTATTACGAAACCGCCGAGCCGCCCGAGGATATCGTGCTGGATCCGAAACGCACGGCGCTGCTGATGATCGACGTGCAGAAAACCTATCTGCAAGACAAGGAAACCCCCGAGGAAACCGCCCGCTGGCAGCCGTTCTACGCGCGGATGAACGACACTGTGATCCCGAACTGCGCCAAGCTGATAGAGACCTGCCGCGCCAAGAGGATCGAGGTGATCCACGCCCGCATCGCCTGCCACAAGGAGGACGGGCGTGACCGCTCGCTTAGCCAGAAGAAACCCGGTTTCAACTATCTGCTACTGCCCAAAACCCTGGAAGAGGCGCAGATCGTCGATGAACTGGCCCCGGTGGGGGATGAGATCACCGTCGAGAAAACAACCGACAGCGCCCTGACCGGCACCAACCTGCGGCTGATCCTGCGTAACATGGAGATCACGGATGTGATCGTCGCAGGCATCTTTACCGACCAATGCGTGTCGTCCACGGTGCGTAGCCTTGCCGACGAAAGCTTTGGCGTCGTCGTCGTCGACGATTGCTGCGCCGCTGCGACGATGGAACTGCACGAGGCCGAATTGCGGATCATCAATATGATTTATTGCCACGTCGCCAAACGCGACGAGGTCGAGGGCTTTGTTCAAGGGTCCGCATGA
- a CDS encoding branched-chain amino acid ABC transporter permease, with the protein MQRNLLTFLILGALIVAAALLAEFMGIRLYERIATTMFVSMILVLGLQVFMGNSGILSFAHIGFMGVGAYTSAVLSIPDRMKGMALPDLYPILENVQLSPYLTILIGGLVAALVAAALSYPLMRLSDAAAVITSFALLVVLHTVLTHWSAVTNGPRTLFGIPEATSLWLACGVALAALIGAMAFKESRAGQLLRASRDDEVAAAAIGVNITRLRWVGFILAALFAGIGGALWGHFVTSFSPRAFYLKETFLILSMLVIGGANTVTGAVIGTLIVTFAYEALRSVEAGINEAGFMPQQVIGLTEIVLALAMIAVLSLRPGGLFPAREIGTLLTLKRKTGGKSP; encoded by the coding sequence ATGCAAAGAAACCTTCTGACATTTCTGATCCTTGGCGCGCTGATCGTGGCGGCGGCGCTGCTGGCTGAGTTCATGGGCATACGCCTGTACGAGCGGATCGCAACGACGATGTTCGTGTCGATGATCCTTGTGCTGGGCCTTCAGGTTTTCATGGGTAATTCGGGCATCCTGTCATTCGCGCATATCGGGTTTATGGGAGTGGGCGCCTATACCTCGGCTGTCCTGTCGATCCCGGACCGGATGAAGGGCATGGCGCTGCCCGATCTCTATCCCATTCTGGAGAACGTGCAGCTCAGCCCTTACCTGACCATCCTCATCGGCGGTCTGGTGGCAGCGCTGGTCGCGGCTGCGCTGTCCTATCCGCTGATGCGGCTGTCGGATGCGGCGGCGGTCATCACCTCCTTTGCGCTGCTGGTCGTGCTGCATACGGTCCTTACGCATTGGAGCGCCGTCACCAACGGGCCGCGCACCCTGTTCGGTATCCCCGAGGCGACCAGTCTGTGGCTGGCCTGCGGCGTGGCATTGGCCGCGCTGATCGGCGCGATGGCATTCAAGGAATCGCGCGCCGGACAGCTGCTGCGCGCCAGCCGCGATGACGAGGTCGCCGCCGCCGCCATCGGCGTGAATATCACCCGTCTGCGCTGGGTCGGCTTCATCCTTGCTGCGCTGTTTGCCGGGATCGGGGGTGCGCTCTGGGGGCATTTTGTCACCTCGTTTTCGCCGCGCGCGTTTTACCTGAAAGAGACGTTCCTGATCCTGTCCATGCTAGTGATCGGCGGTGCCAACACGGTGACCGGCGCGGTCATTGGCACGCTGATCGTGACCTTCGCCTACGAGGCGCTGCGCAGCGTCGAGGCTGGTATAAACGAGGCCGGGTTCATGCCGCAGCAGGTGATCGGCCTGACGGAAATCGTGCTGGCCCTTGCCATGATCGCGGTGCTGTCGCTGCGCCCCGGTGGGCTGTTCCCTGCGCGCGAGATCGGCACATTGTTAACCCTGAAACGCAAGACAGGAGGGAAATCCCCATGA
- a CDS encoding branched-chain amino acid ABC transporter permease yields MDFAIQFIINVLSLGGAYALMALGLVLVYGILKLVNFAYGELIMVAGYTLHLVGGSPLPWLVMAAVAVVMAMVAGLATDYVAFRPVRAKSVTAVLITSFAFSKLLQNAALLFISPRPRSVPLPEIFSQSVMIAGTPTPMRDIITIVAAVLLLGLFAFLMQKTVLGIAMRAAATNFTMARMLGVPANLIISSAFAISGLLAGVVGILWIGRIGTVAPAIGLEPLLIAFIACVIGGMRSLQGAVLGGFILALIDTTLNYTLSQDLLKFRDAFTFSLVILILLWRPEGLMKGPASGQRT; encoded by the coding sequence ATGGATTTCGCGATACAGTTCATCATCAACGTGCTCAGCCTCGGCGGCGCCTATGCGCTGATGGCGCTGGGTTTGGTGCTGGTCTACGGCATCCTGAAACTGGTCAATTTCGCCTATGGCGAGCTGATCATGGTGGCGGGATACACCCTGCATCTGGTTGGCGGATCGCCCCTGCCGTGGCTGGTGATGGCGGCGGTGGCCGTCGTCATGGCGATGGTCGCGGGGCTGGCGACGGATTATGTCGCCTTCCGCCCGGTGCGCGCCAAATCAGTGACGGCGGTTCTGATCACCTCCTTCGCTTTTTCCAAACTGCTCCAGAACGCCGCGCTGCTGTTCATTTCGCCGCGTCCGCGCAGCGTGCCGCTGCCCGAGATTTTTTCGCAAAGCGTGATGATCGCAGGCACACCGACGCCGATGCGAGATATCATCACCATCGTTGCGGCTGTGCTGCTGCTGGGTCTGTTTGCATTCCTGATGCAAAAGACCGTCCTCGGCATCGCAATGCGCGCTGCGGCGACGAACTTCACCATGGCGCGGATGCTGGGTGTGCCGGCGAACCTGATCATTTCCTCCGCCTTCGCGATCAGCGGGCTGCTGGCCGGTGTCGTCGGCATCCTTTGGATCGGCCGTATCGGCACCGTCGCGCCCGCCATCGGGCTGGAGCCGCTGCTGATCGCCTTTATCGCCTGCGTGATCGGCGGCATGCGGTCGCTGCAGGGCGCAGTGCTGGGCGGTTTCATCCTCGCCCTTATCGACACGACGCTGAACTACACGCTGTCGCAGGATCTGCTGAAATTCCGCGACGCCTTTACCTTTAGCCTCGTCATCCTGATCCTTCTTTGGCGCCCCGAGGGCCTGATGAAGGGTCCGGCCAGCGGACAGCGGACCTGA
- a CDS encoding ABC transporter ATP-binding protein: protein MIEVKDLHVRYGAVHAVRGVSFAVADGELVTLLGANGAGKSSSILCVAGAIKASGGQVFLDGQDVTSANPEAMLRKGMATVPETRDVFPDLTVDENLTLGAYVRRSDRKGVAEDRQQMFGMFPRLHERREQAAGTLSGGEQQMLVIARALMSRPRILLLDEPSLGLAPAIVDQIFEMIAELKAQKLTILLVEQNARKALQVADRAYVLRLGEIAGSGTAQEIASSSDLDALYLGG from the coding sequence ATGATTGAAGTCAAGGATCTCCACGTGCGCTACGGCGCCGTCCACGCGGTGCGCGGCGTGTCCTTCGCCGTTGCCGATGGCGAACTGGTGACGCTGCTGGGCGCCAATGGCGCGGGCAAATCATCCTCCATCCTGTGCGTCGCGGGCGCGATCAAGGCATCGGGCGGGCAGGTATTTCTGGACGGGCAGGACGTGACCTCGGCCAACCCCGAGGCGATGCTGCGCAAGGGCATGGCGACCGTGCCGGAGACGCGCGATGTGTTCCCCGACCTCACGGTCGATGAAAACCTGACGCTGGGTGCCTATGTGCGCCGCAGTGATCGCAAGGGCGTGGCTGAGGACCGCCAGCAGATGTTCGGGATGTTTCCGCGTCTGCACGAGCGGCGCGAGCAGGCCGCCGGCACGCTGTCGGGGGGGGAGCAGCAGATGTTGGTGATCGCCCGCGCGCTGATGTCGCGCCCGCGCATCCTGTTGCTGGACGAGCCGTCGCTGGGCCTTGCCCCCGCTATCGTCGACCAGATCTTTGAGATGATCGCAGAACTCAAGGCGCAAAAACTGACCATCCTTCTGGTCGAGCAGAACGCGCGCAAGGCGCTGCAAGTCGCCGACCGCGCCTATGTGCTGCGCCTTGGCGAGATTGCCGGCAGCGGCACCGCGCAGGAGATCGCATCGTCGAGCGACCTCGACGCGCTGTATCTGGGGGGCTGA
- a CDS encoding ABC transporter ATP-binding protein produces the protein MLDDANLRAPLEVREASVEFSGLKALDAVSLRLEPGEILGLIGPNGSGKTTTINAITGQVPLANGDVRIGERVISGLTPRKIALLGVARSFQIVRLFNNMTTLENIETAALARGDSRRIARAKAQALLDDFGLRRHSDDLCGTLSYGDKRRVEIARALAAEPSFLFLDEPAAGMNVAETDALLDILRALPAERGLGLLIIDHDMSLIMRLCDRLQVISSGRTIAEGSAEEVRTNRDVIEAYLGSGADD, from the coding sequence ATGCTGGATGATGCAAACCTCCGCGCGCCTCTGGAAGTGCGCGAGGCCTCGGTCGAATTTTCCGGCCTCAAGGCGCTGGATGCCGTCTCGCTGCGGCTGGAGCCGGGCGAGATCCTGGGCCTGATCGGCCCCAACGGTTCGGGCAAGACGACGACGATTAATGCCATCACCGGGCAGGTTCCGCTGGCCAATGGCGACGTGCGCATCGGCGAGCGCGTGATTTCCGGGCTGACCCCGCGCAAGATCGCCCTTCTGGGGGTGGCACGGTCATTTCAGATCGTGCGCTTGTTCAACAACATGACCACGCTGGAAAATATCGAGACGGCAGCACTGGCGCGCGGCGACAGTCGGCGCATTGCGCGCGCCAAGGCGCAGGCGCTGCTGGACGATTTCGGGTTGCGGCGCCATTCCGACGATCTGTGCGGCACGCTTAGCTATGGCGACAAGCGCCGGGTGGAAATCGCCCGCGCGCTGGCCGCCGAGCCGTCATTCCTGTTTCTGGACGAGCCTGCGGCGGGCATGAACGTGGCCGAAACCGATGCGCTGTTGGATATCCTGCGCGCGCTGCCTGCCGAGCGGGGCCTTGGTCTGCTGATCATCGACCATGATATGAGCCTGATCATGCGGCTGTGCGATCGCCTGCAAGTGATCTCGTCCGGGCGTACCATCGCCGAAGGCTCCGCCGAAGAGGTGCGCACCAACCGCGACGTGATCGAGGCCTATCTGGGAAGCGGCGCAGATGATTGA
- a CDS encoding ABC transporter substrate-binding protein: MSIKKTAALIASGAMMTAGAASAQDGEELLIGGALSLTGIQAPLDTPGFLGAEVAVDYLNENGGILGRPVKFVNIDGKSDPVTVGNVAVELIDRGAELIVAPCDFDFGGPASREAQEAGLVGISTCASDPLYSSWSLGDKQFTLSMWNTTMGAVAANFACEEKGWKKAYVVTDQFIAYTKSLSKYFVEHYQDIGCEVILEDTYTNGDNDFSAQLSRLQALDETPDVIFLSSYGQDIGVIIRALREAGIDAPVLGGDAYDDPAMHEALGDKLGNDIYFVTHAWMGPESHPDMLKFNELYAAKHGEAPESSFVATGWDTIMLMAAAVEAAGTTDGAAVAKALEEGEFDLLTGKLSYSSAEDGHEPDKAAVLTALEGGKPSFMGWRRPEALPKP, from the coding sequence ATGAGTATCAAGAAAACAGCCGCCTTGATCGCGTCCGGCGCGATGATGACGGCAGGCGCGGCATCCGCGCAGGATGGCGAAGAACTGCTGATCGGCGGCGCGCTGTCGCTGACCGGCATTCAGGCGCCGCTGGACACGCCCGGATTTCTGGGCGCCGAAGTGGCGGTCGACTACCTCAACGAAAACGGCGGCATCCTTGGCCGTCCCGTCAAATTCGTCAATATCGACGGCAAATCCGACCCCGTCACGGTCGGCAACGTCGCGGTCGAGCTGATCGACCGGGGCGCCGAACTGATCGTCGCACCCTGCGATTTCGACTTTGGCGGCCCGGCCAGCCGCGAGGCGCAGGAGGCCGGTCTGGTCGGCATTTCGACCTGCGCGTCCGATCCGCTTTATTCGTCGTGGTCGCTGGGGGACAAGCAGTTCACCCTGTCGATGTGGAACACCACGATGGGCGCCGTCGCCGCGAATTTCGCCTGCGAGGAAAAGGGCTGGAAAAAGGCCTATGTCGTCACCGATCAGTTCATCGCCTATACCAAATCGCTGTCGAAATATTTCGTCGAGCACTACCAGGATATCGGCTGTGAGGTGATCCTCGAGGATACCTATACCAACGGCGACAATGACTTTTCGGCGCAGCTGTCGCGCCTTCAGGCGCTGGACGAGACGCCCGACGTGATCTTCCTGTCGTCCTACGGGCAGGATATCGGCGTGATCATCCGCGCGCTGCGCGAGGCGGGCATCGACGCGCCGGTCCTGGGCGGCGACGCCTATGACGATCCGGCCATGCACGAGGCGCTGGGAGACAAGCTGGGCAATGACATCTATTTCGTCACCCATGCCTGGATGGGGCCGGAATCGCATCCGGATATGTTGAAATTCAACGAGCTTTACGCAGCAAAGCACGGCGAGGCGCCTGAATCGTCCTTTGTCGCGACCGGTTGGGACACCATCATGCTGATGGCCGCTGCGGTCGAAGCGGCGGGCACGACCGATGGCGCCGCTGTCGCCAAGGCATTGGAGGAGGGTGAGTTTGATCTGCTGACTGGCAAGCTGTCCTATTCGTCGGCCGAGGACGGCCACGAGCCCGACAAGGCCGCCGTGCTGACCGCGCTGGAAGGTGGCAAGCCCAGTTTCATGGGTTGGCGCCGCCCCGAGGCGCTGCCCAAGCCGTGA
- a CDS encoding isochorismatase family cysteine hydrolase, whose amino-acid sequence MTHPQTREIPLDPARSGLLFIDVQNFSVARDGGEFSEVSDADIAGKYGHYFERIKTTALPNMQKLQKGFRAAGIEVMYTTIESLTLDGRDRSLDYKITGFNVPKGSHDGKVVDEIAPEGDEIVFPKSSSSVFVSTHIDYVLRNLGITQIVLCGLLTDQCVESAVRDACDLNYLVTLVPDACATYSQERHDNSLKTIAGYCRQVNTDDLLAEIARS is encoded by the coding sequence GTGACCCACCCGCAAACCCGCGAAATCCCGCTTGATCCGGCCCGGTCGGGGCTTCTGTTCATCGACGTCCAGAACTTCTCGGTCGCCCGCGACGGGGGCGAATTCAGCGAGGTCTCCGACGCCGATATCGCCGGGAAATACGGCCACTACTTTGAGCGGATCAAAACCACCGCGCTGCCCAATATGCAAAAGCTGCAAAAGGGATTTCGCGCGGCGGGTATCGAGGTGATGTATACCACCATCGAGTCGCTGACGCTGGACGGGCGCGACCGTAGCCTTGATTACAAGATCACCGGCTTCAACGTGCCCAAGGGATCGCATGACGGCAAGGTCGTGGATGAAATCGCCCCCGAGGGCGATGAGATCGTGTTTCCCAAATCGTCCTCGTCGGTCTTTGTGTCGACCCATATCGACTATGTGCTGCGCAATCTGGGGATCACCCAGATCGTGCTGTGCGGCCTGCTGACCGATCAATGCGTCGAATCGGCGGTGCGCGATGCGTGCGATCTGAACTACCTCGTCACGCTCGTCCCCGACGCCTGCGCGACCTACAGTCAGGAGCGGCACGACAATTCGCTGAAAACCATCGCCGGTTATTGTCGGCAGGTGAACACAGACGACCTTCTGGCCGAAATCGCCCGAAGCTGA
- a CDS encoding N-formylglutamate amidohydrolase, with amino-acid sequence MSHASHSPRHDAPCLLSPCDPDPVEVVRASGTSLIFLLCEHAGRAVPANLAGLGLDGADMDRHIAWDIGAAATARRLSDLLDAPLVLQRYSRLVIDTNRPLSAPDCIPEISDGTMVPGNAALDAAARAQRYDEIHRPLHDTVAEMLDARAAAGRPSVLVTIHSYTPVFAGQARPMSVGFLYNRDARLAQALKAALTQIAPDDIIALNAPYAVDDDSDYAIPIHGERRGIPHALIELRNDLISNTAGQRLWAVRLAEALGAALETLEITP; translated from the coding sequence ATGTCCCATGCGTCCCATAGCCCGCGCCACGACGCGCCATGCCTTCTGTCGCCGTGCGATCCCGATCCGGTCGAGGTGGTTCGTGCGTCAGGCACCTCGCTCATATTTCTGCTGTGCGAGCATGCCGGACGGGCGGTGCCCGCTAACCTTGCCGGGCTGGGGCTGGATGGGGCCGATATGGACAGGCATATCGCCTGGGATATCGGCGCCGCAGCCACCGCGCGGCGCCTGTCGGACCTTCTGGACGCGCCGCTGGTGCTGCAACGCTACAGTCGTCTGGTCATCGACACGAACCGCCCGCTGAGCGCGCCTGATTGCATTCCCGAAATCAGCGATGGCACGATGGTGCCCGGCAATGCCGCGCTGGATGCTGCGGCGCGCGCGCAGCGCTATGACGAGATCCACCGCCCCCTGCATGACACAGTTGCGGAAATGCTGGACGCGCGCGCCGCAGCAGGGCGGCCGAGCGTGCTGGTCACGATCCATTCCTATACCCCGGTCTTTGCCGGGCAGGCGCGGCCCATGTCGGTCGGCTTTCTATATAACCGCGATGCGCGACTGGCGCAGGCGCTGAAGGCCGCGCTGACACAGATCGCGCCGGATGATATCATTGCGCTCAACGCCCCCTATGCGGTGGACGACGACAGCGATTATGCCATCCCCATCCATGGAGAACGGCGCGGCATCCCGCATGCCCTGATCGAACTGCGCAACGATCTAATTTCGAACACCGCCGGACAGCGGCTGTGGGCGGTTCGTCTGGCAGAGGCTCTGGGCGCCGCCCTCGAAACTTTGGAGATTACCCCGTGA
- a CDS encoding MurR/RpiR family transcriptional regulator has protein sequence MTVQDDVRANLTRLTAGQIKLANALLADYPFAGLQPIQQLADATGVSPPSISRFVSRLGFAGFGDFQNALIGELREGSRSPRDLHALAGDGRGACFLHSYTQRAADLVRQLPQTITQQQLDSVAALLGDPARNIYVRGGRISDTLARFLSVHLRQIRPGIHHLADDPELWPDTALQMRRRDVAVLFDFRRYQPSLERLAAAISQQRRAQVVLITDKWQSPAARHSSHVIALPIEIGTAWDTGAAALALIEALVVTVSEQNWHSTEQRIKDWDALRARLEGKSTPKNEDSR, from the coding sequence ATGACAGTTCAGGACGACGTGCGTGCGAACCTGACCCGTCTCACGGCGGGGCAGATCAAGCTGGCCAATGCCCTACTTGCCGACTACCCGTTCGCCGGGCTGCAACCGATCCAGCAACTGGCCGATGCGACGGGGGTCAGCCCGCCGTCGATCTCGCGCTTTGTCAGCAGGTTGGGCTTTGCGGGGTTTGGCGATTTCCAGAATGCCCTGATCGGGGAACTGCGCGAGGGCAGCCGGTCCCCCCGCGATCTGCATGCGCTGGCGGGCGACGGCAGGGGCGCCTGTTTCCTGCACAGCTATACCCAGCGCGCTGCCGATCTGGTGCGTCAACTGCCCCAGACCATCACGCAGCAGCAGCTGGACAGTGTCGCCGCCCTGCTGGGCGATCCGGCGCGCAACATCTATGTGCGCGGCGGGCGGATCAGCGACACACTGGCGCGGTTCCTGTCGGTGCATCTGCGCCAGATCCGGCCCGGCATTCATCATCTGGCGGACGACCCCGAACTATGGCCGGATACGGCGCTGCAGATGCGCCGCCGCGACGTGGCCGTGTTGTTCGATTTCCGCCGCTATCAGCCATCGCTGGAACGGCTGGCCGCCGCCATCAGCCAGCAGCGCCGCGCGCAGGTGGTGCTGATTACCGATAAATGGCAATCGCCCGCCGCCCGCCATTCCAGCCACGTCATCGCCCTGCCGATCGAGATTGGCACCGCCTGGGACACCGGCGCCGCCGCGCTGGCCCTGATCGAGGCGCTGGTCGTCACCGTATCCGAGCAGAACTGGCACAGCACCGAGCAACGCATCAAGGACTGGGACGCCCTGCGCGCCCGGCTTGAGGGTAAAAGCACACCAAAGAACGAGGACAGCCGATGA